One window of Cryobacterium arcticum genomic DNA carries:
- a CDS encoding PDZ domain-containing protein, with protein sequence MALFTDDSSLGSAPRRRGSRTGWVVLGIALVTGLTLAVVPSPYVVEKPGPVYNTLGSADYEGEKKDLITIPDETVYPTEGSLDLLTVSVLGNPDNRLNWLTVASAWLDPSQAVVPLESVFPADVTTEERDEQNQVAMVNSQQDAIAAALTNLGYDYPTELSVVSLADDAPAAGVIKEGDLIESVNGQAVADITALRAALTASGAGTPATIGLSRDGAEQSVEVTPVDISGNVVLGINVKSDYQFPFDVDIQLDKVGGPSAGMMFALGIIDKLTPGSLQGGADVAGTGTIDQSGTVGPIGGIRQKLFGASNAGADWFLAPAANCDEVTGHIPDGLTVFAVSTLDDSLAALDAIRTGADTSDLPTCPAG encoded by the coding sequence GTGGCCCTCTTCACCGATGATTCGTCCCTAGGCTCCGCCCCCCGCCGCCGCGGTTCCCGCACCGGCTGGGTGGTGCTGGGCATCGCGCTGGTCACCGGCCTCACGCTCGCCGTCGTCCCGTCGCCGTACGTGGTCGAGAAGCCGGGCCCGGTCTACAACACGCTCGGCTCCGCGGACTACGAGGGTGAGAAGAAGGACCTCATCACCATCCCCGACGAGACCGTCTACCCCACCGAAGGCAGCCTCGACCTCCTCACGGTGTCGGTGCTGGGCAACCCGGACAACCGCCTGAACTGGCTCACGGTCGCCTCCGCCTGGCTCGACCCGAGCCAGGCCGTGGTTCCGCTCGAGTCCGTCTTCCCGGCCGACGTCACCACCGAGGAACGCGACGAGCAGAACCAGGTGGCCATGGTGAACTCCCAGCAGGATGCCATCGCGGCGGCGCTGACCAACCTCGGCTACGACTACCCGACCGAGTTGAGCGTGGTCTCCCTCGCCGACGACGCCCCGGCGGCAGGCGTGATCAAGGAGGGCGACCTCATCGAATCGGTGAACGGCCAGGCCGTCGCCGACATCACCGCGCTGCGCGCCGCGCTCACAGCAAGCGGCGCCGGCACCCCTGCCACCATCGGGCTCAGCCGCGACGGCGCCGAGCAGAGCGTCGAGGTCACCCCGGTCGACATCAGCGGCAACGTGGTGCTGGGCATCAACGTCAAGTCCGACTACCAGTTCCCGTTCGACGTCGACATCCAGCTCGACAAGGTCGGCGGCCCGAGTGCCGGCATGATGTTCGCCCTGGGCATCATCGACAAACTCACCCCGGGTTCGCTCCAGGGCGGGGCGGATGTCGCGGGGACGGGAACCATCGACCAGTCCGGCACCGTCGGGCCCATCGGCGGGATCCGCCAGAAGCTCTTCGGCGCCAGCAACGCGGGCGCCGACTGGTTCCTGGCCCCGGCAGCCAACTGCGACGAGGTCACCGGCCACATTCCGGACGGCCTCACCGTCTTCGCCGTGAGCACGCTCGACGACTCGCTCGCAGCGCTTGACGCCATCCGCACCGGCGCCGACACGAGCGACCTGCCGACCTGCCCGGCAGGCTGA
- a CDS encoding maleylpyruvate isomerase family mycothiol-dependent enzyme: MANFARDLPLSLRSVGNESGVNSRWSGHLAATLTAVADLLDTLTPEQWESPSLCSGWRVRDVAGHLVWRLGSSRRQLLGSAARAYLGHHLRPARAIDDLSRAAAEAEPAALVARLREIAAERAAGVGRGGITELTEAVAHGLDVAEPLGLPLPIHATAGGAVALRRSLIAPTEIKAVLRIRRLEATDADWSVGHGTPLPGTARQLLLFLFGRGPLPRTADRTPDGTESASEG; this comes from the coding sequence ATGGCCAACTTCGCGCGCGACCTCCCTCTGAGCCTCCGCAGCGTCGGCAATGAGTCCGGCGTGAACTCGCGCTGGTCCGGGCACCTCGCGGCCACCCTCACGGCCGTCGCCGACCTGCTCGACACCCTCACCCCCGAACAGTGGGAATCGCCGAGCCTGTGCAGCGGCTGGCGGGTGCGGGATGTCGCCGGGCACCTGGTCTGGCGGTTGGGCAGCAGCCGCAGGCAGCTTCTGGGCAGTGCCGCACGCGCGTACCTGGGCCATCACCTGCGCCCTGCCCGCGCCATCGATGACCTGAGCCGGGCGGCGGCCGAGGCCGAACCCGCGGCGCTTGTGGCCCGGCTCCGAGAGATCGCCGCCGAGCGCGCCGCCGGGGTGGGCCGTGGCGGGATCACCGAGCTCACCGAGGCCGTGGCGCACGGCCTCGACGTGGCCGAGCCCCTCGGTCTCCCCCTGCCGATCCACGCGACGGCGGGTGGAGCCGTGGCGCTTCGCCGCAGCCTGATCGCCCCCACCGAGATCAAGGCCGTTCTGCGCATCCGCCGGCTCGAGGCGACGGATGCCGACTGGAGCGTCGGTCACGGCACGCCGTTGCCCGGCACGGCACGCCAACTGCTCCTGTTCCTGTTCGGCCGCGGGCCGCTGCCCCGCACGGCAGACCGGACGCCCGACGGCACGGAGAGCGCCTCAGAAGGCTGA
- a CDS encoding bifunctional riboflavin kinase/FAD synthetase → MKVLDGVGAVPADWPESAVSIGKFDGVHAGHRAVIAELNSLARREGLASVVVTFDRHPLALLNPAKCPTELVSVPQKLDLLAETGIDATVVLTFDHALSSLPPEDFVRDILVDLLHAKHVSVGRDFRFGAKGAGDADLLTELGRQYGFDVRLIDDVMPHGERRVSSTWIRELLSAGDVRSATRLLGHLPTVRGVVVHGAARGRELGFPTANLSPESEGLIPADGVYAGWLTDHGARYPAAISIGNNPTFDGVPQKQVEAYVLDQEIDLYDHVVEVAFVEHIRGMVAFTGIEPLIRQIEDDVVKTRAILHRPID, encoded by the coding sequence ATGAAGGTGCTCGACGGCGTCGGGGCCGTGCCCGCCGACTGGCCGGAATCTGCCGTGAGCATCGGCAAGTTCGACGGTGTGCACGCCGGCCACCGGGCCGTGATCGCCGAGCTCAACAGCCTCGCCCGCCGCGAGGGCCTGGCGTCGGTCGTGGTGACCTTCGACCGCCATCCGCTGGCCCTGCTGAACCCCGCGAAGTGCCCCACCGAGCTCGTGAGCGTGCCCCAGAAGCTCGACCTGCTCGCCGAGACCGGCATCGACGCCACTGTCGTGCTCACCTTCGACCACGCGCTGTCGTCGCTGCCGCCCGAGGACTTCGTCCGCGACATCCTGGTGGACCTCCTGCACGCGAAGCACGTGTCGGTGGGCCGGGACTTCAGGTTCGGCGCCAAGGGCGCCGGCGACGCCGACCTGCTCACCGAGCTCGGCCGGCAGTACGGTTTCGATGTGCGACTGATCGATGACGTGATGCCGCACGGAGAACGCCGGGTGTCCTCCACGTGGATCCGCGAACTGTTGTCTGCCGGCGATGTGCGATCGGCCACCCGCCTGCTCGGGCACCTGCCCACCGTCCGCGGTGTGGTCGTGCACGGAGCGGCGCGGGGCCGGGAGCTGGGTTTTCCCACCGCCAACCTGTCCCCGGAGTCCGAGGGCTTGATCCCCGCCGACGGTGTCTACGCCGGCTGGCTGACCGACCATGGCGCCCGGTACCCGGCCGCCATCTCCATCGGCAACAACCCCACCTTCGACGGCGTGCCGCAGAAGCAGGTGGAGGCCTACGTTCTCGACCAGGAGATCGACCTGTACGACCATGTCGTCGAGGTGGCGTTCGTGGAGCACATCCGCGGCATGGTGGCCTTCACCGGTATCGAACCATTGATCCGGCAGATCGAGGACGACGTCGTGAAGACCCGGGCGATCCTGCACCGCCCGATCGACTAG
- a CDS encoding MFS transporter, whose translation MSVSPPRPLWSGRALALVGIVLVAANLRTAVAALSPIVGQINADIPLSSTAIGVLGMLPPVCFAVFGIFTPVYTRRLGLENVLVLALVAMLAGHVTRGLAGSFGMLVVGSVITFAGLGVGNVLLPPLVKKYFPDRVGLVTSLYVTVVSLSTLIPPLIAVPVADAAGWRVSLGLWLVPALIALVPWVSMFVRHRVESTPAALIDEAQPAMLGQIWRSSIAWALAVVFAASSLNAYAMFAWLPQLLVDNAGVTPAQAGTLLSVYAGMGIPCALLIPWLTARMKNVAVLVYVGVLAFLLGDLGLLLAPATLTWLWVVLAGLGPLFFPLALVLINLRTRTHEGSVALSGFVQSVGYTLGALGPLSVGLLHELTGGWTAPLIFLICTALAVTVAGAVIARPHLLEDDLERHRGR comes from the coding sequence GTGTCAGTGAGCCCGCCCCGTCCCCTCTGGTCCGGCCGTGCCCTGGCACTCGTGGGGATCGTGCTGGTGGCCGCGAACCTGCGGACCGCCGTCGCCGCTCTTTCTCCCATCGTGGGGCAGATCAACGCCGACATCCCACTGAGCTCCACCGCCATCGGCGTGCTCGGCATGCTGCCGCCGGTCTGCTTCGCGGTCTTCGGCATCTTCACCCCGGTCTACACCCGCCGCCTGGGCCTGGAGAACGTGCTGGTGCTGGCCCTGGTGGCCATGCTCGCCGGCCATGTCACGCGCGGCCTGGCCGGGTCGTTCGGGATGCTCGTGGTGGGCAGCGTCATCACCTTCGCCGGCCTCGGCGTTGGCAATGTGCTGCTGCCGCCGCTGGTCAAGAAGTACTTCCCCGACCGGGTCGGCCTGGTCACCTCCCTGTACGTGACGGTGGTGTCGCTGAGCACCCTGATCCCGCCGCTGATCGCGGTTCCGGTGGCGGATGCGGCGGGCTGGCGGGTGTCGCTCGGCCTCTGGCTGGTGCCGGCCCTGATCGCCCTCGTGCCGTGGGTGAGCATGTTCGTGCGGCACCGGGTGGAGTCCACGCCCGCTGCGCTGATCGACGAGGCCCAGCCGGCCATGCTCGGCCAGATCTGGCGGTCCTCGATCGCCTGGGCGCTCGCTGTGGTCTTCGCCGCCTCCTCGCTCAACGCCTATGCCATGTTCGCCTGGCTGCCGCAGCTGCTCGTCGACAACGCCGGGGTGACCCCGGCCCAGGCCGGCACCCTGCTGTCGGTCTATGCGGGCATGGGCATCCCCTGCGCACTGCTGATTCCCTGGCTGACGGCGCGGATGAAGAACGTCGCCGTGCTGGTCTACGTGGGCGTCCTGGCCTTCCTACTCGGCGACCTCGGCCTGCTGCTCGCCCCGGCCACCCTCACCTGGCTCTGGGTGGTGCTGGCGGGGCTCGGCCCGCTGTTCTTCCCGCTGGCGCTCGTCCTGATCAACCTGCGCACCCGCACCCACGAAGGGTCGGTGGCGCTGAGCGGCTTCGTGCAGAGCGTTGGCTACACCCTCGGCGCCCTCGGGCCGCTGAGCGTCGGACTGCTGCACGAGCTCACCGGCGGCTGGACCGCCCCGCTGATCTTCCTCATCTGCACCGCGCTGGCGGTCACGGTGGCCGGCGCCGTGATCGCGCGCCCGCATCTGCTGGAGGACGATCTGGAGCGCCACCGCGGCCGCTGA
- a CDS encoding UPF0182 family protein, with amino-acid sequence MTSSSAGSAPRRSRAPLAITAAIIAGLVILFFIFAGLYADVLWFDQLGFLSVLTTQWVAGAVLFVVGFLGMAIPVWVSIQLAYRLRPVYAKLNSQIDRYQQVIEPLRRLAMYGIPALLGLFAGVAAATHWQTILMWLNRTDAGTTDPQFGFDVSFFLFDLPFYQSLLAFSSAVVLISALVALATSYLYGAIRITGREVYVAKAARVQIAVTAAVYLLLQGVSIWLDQYSTLTQANDLITGAGYTDVSATIPGRAILAGIAVFVAILFVVTAFIGRWRLPVIGTALLIVSSLLIGSLYPWVVQRFQVDPSAKTLEAPYIQRNIDLTRDAYGVADVEEIPYTATTEAEPGALRADAETTANIRILDPALVSDAFAQLEQFKQYYQFPSNLSVDRYTIDGKSQDTVVSVRDLNLDGLSSETWVNSSVVYTHGYGVVAAYGNQRSADGQPVFLESGIPTSGALGEYEPRVYFGETSPTYSIVGAPEGSDPVELDYPSGEDGAQQTYTTFTGDGGPSLNGPFNKLIYALKFQSEQIFLANAVNDESQILYDRDPVTRVQKVAPYLTLDSAPYPSVVNGRIKWIVDGYTTSASYPYSTAVSLSNAIADTETPEQPFALDNINYMRNSVKATVDAYDGSVTLYAWDENDPLLQTWQKIFPSTVEPMSEMSGDLMSHVRYPADMFKVQRAILGKYHVTDPGSFYSEDDAWTTPNDPVSPSTNTTLQPPYYLTMQMPGQEAPSFSLYSTFIPNASGETSRNVLTGYLAADADAGATDGERADGYGKLRLLTLPNDITVPGPGQVQAKFNGDPTISAELNLLKQGQSTVLNGNLLTLPVGGGLLYVQPVYVQSTGETSYPLLQKVLVAFGDQIAFEDTLDTALNVLFGGESGANAGDTDVPAVTTPEGETPTDGTTVPSTETGNPEVDAQLKTLLAQAKQAIADKQAALAANDLAAFGVADKKLSDTVASMLTLIGQ; translated from the coding sequence GTGACTTCATCATCCGCCGGAAGCGCTCCACGTCGGAGCCGTGCCCCGCTAGCCATCACGGCAGCGATCATCGCAGGGCTGGTGATATTGTTCTTCATCTTCGCCGGGCTGTACGCGGATGTGCTGTGGTTCGACCAACTCGGCTTCCTCAGCGTGCTGACCACCCAGTGGGTGGCCGGTGCCGTGTTGTTCGTGGTCGGCTTCCTGGGCATGGCGATCCCGGTCTGGGTGAGCATCCAGCTGGCCTACCGCCTGCGTCCCGTCTACGCGAAGCTCAATTCGCAGATCGACCGCTACCAGCAGGTGATCGAGCCGCTGCGTCGCCTCGCAATGTACGGCATCCCCGCCCTGCTCGGCCTCTTCGCCGGCGTGGCCGCTGCCACGCACTGGCAGACCATTCTGATGTGGCTCAACCGCACGGATGCGGGCACCACGGATCCGCAGTTCGGCTTCGACGTCTCGTTCTTCCTCTTCGACCTGCCGTTCTACCAGTCGCTGCTCGCGTTCAGCTCGGCCGTCGTGCTGATCTCCGCCCTCGTCGCGCTGGCCACCTCGTACCTCTACGGCGCCATCCGCATCACCGGCCGTGAGGTCTACGTGGCCAAGGCCGCGCGGGTTCAGATCGCCGTCACCGCCGCCGTCTACCTGCTCCTGCAGGGTGTGAGCATCTGGCTCGACCAGTACTCCACCCTCACCCAGGCCAACGACCTGATCACCGGCGCCGGCTACACCGACGTCAGCGCGACCATCCCGGGCCGCGCCATCCTGGCCGGCATCGCCGTCTTCGTCGCGATCCTCTTCGTGGTCACCGCGTTCATCGGACGCTGGCGCCTGCCCGTCATCGGCACCGCGCTGCTCATCGTGTCGAGCCTGCTGATCGGCTCGCTCTACCCCTGGGTCGTGCAGCGCTTCCAGGTCGACCCGAGCGCGAAGACCCTCGAGGCGCCGTACATCCAGCGCAACATCGACCTCACCCGCGACGCCTACGGTGTGGCGGATGTGGAAGAGATCCCATACACCGCCACGACCGAGGCCGAGCCCGGCGCCCTGCGTGCCGACGCCGAGACCACGGCCAACATCCGTATTCTCGACCCGGCCCTGGTCAGCGACGCGTTCGCCCAGCTCGAGCAGTTCAAGCAGTACTACCAGTTCCCGTCCAACCTCTCGGTGGACCGGTACACGATCGACGGCAAGTCCCAGGACACCGTGGTGTCGGTTCGTGACCTCAACCTCGACGGCCTGAGCAGTGAGACCTGGGTCAACTCCTCGGTCGTCTACACCCACGGTTACGGTGTGGTCGCCGCCTACGGCAACCAGCGTTCGGCCGACGGCCAGCCGGTCTTCCTCGAATCGGGCATCCCCACCTCGGGTGCGCTCGGCGAGTACGAGCCGCGCGTGTACTTCGGCGAGACCTCGCCCACGTACTCCATCGTCGGCGCCCCCGAGGGCAGCGACCCCGTCGAGCTGGACTACCCGTCCGGCGAAGACGGCGCCCAGCAGACCTACACGACCTTCACGGGCGATGGTGGACCGAGCCTGAACGGCCCGTTCAACAAGCTGATCTACGCGCTCAAGTTCCAGTCCGAGCAGATCTTCCTGGCCAACGCCGTCAACGACGAGTCGCAGATCCTCTACGACCGCGACCCGGTCACCCGCGTGCAGAAGGTCGCCCCGTACCTCACCCTCGACTCCGCCCCGTACCCCTCCGTGGTGAACGGCCGGATCAAGTGGATCGTGGACGGCTACACCACCAGTGCCAGCTACCCGTACTCCACGGCCGTGAGCCTGAGCAACGCGATCGCCGACACCGAGACGCCCGAGCAGCCGTTCGCGCTGGACAACATCAACTACATGCGGAACTCGGTCAAGGCCACCGTCGATGCCTACGACGGCTCGGTGACGCTCTACGCCTGGGATGAGAACGACCCGCTGCTGCAGACCTGGCAGAAGATCTTCCCGTCCACGGTCGAGCCGATGAGCGAGATGTCCGGCGACCTGATGAGCCACGTGCGCTACCCGGCCGACATGTTCAAGGTGCAGCGCGCCATCCTCGGCAAGTACCACGTGACCGACCCCGGATCCTTCTACTCCGAGGACGACGCGTGGACCACGCCGAACGACCCCGTGTCGCCGAGCACCAACACGACCCTGCAGCCGCCGTATTACCTGACCATGCAGATGCCCGGCCAGGAAGCACCGTCGTTCTCGCTGTACTCGACCTTCATCCCCAACGCGTCCGGGGAGACCAGCCGGAACGTCCTGACCGGTTACCTCGCGGCCGACGCGGATGCGGGGGCCACGGATGGTGAACGGGCGGATGGCTACGGCAAGCTGCGCCTGCTGACGCTGCCGAACGACATCACGGTACCCGGCCCCGGCCAGGTGCAGGCGAAGTTCAACGGTGATCCCACGATCTCCGCCGAGCTCAACCTGTTGAAGCAGGGTCAGTCCACGGTGCTCAACGGCAACCTGCTGACGCTGCCCGTCGGTGGCGGTCTGCTCTACGTGCAGCCCGTGTACGTGCAGTCCACCGGTGAGACCAGCTACCCGCTGCTGCAGAAGGTCCTCGTGGCCTTCGGTGATCAGATCGCGTTCGAGGACACCCTTGACACCGCTCTGAACGTGCTCTTCGGTGGCGAGTCCGGTGCTAATGCCGGCGACACCGATGTGCCGGCCGTCACCACGCCGGAGGGCGAGACGCCCACCGACGGCACCACGGTTCCGTCTACCGAGACCGGCAACCCTGAGGTCGACGCCCAGCTGAAGACGCTGCTGGCTCAGGCCAAGCAGGCCATCGCCGACAAGCAGGCAGCCCTGGCCGCCAACGACCTCGCCGCCTTCGGGGTCGCCGACAAGAAGCTCTCCGACACCGTCGCGAGCATGCTCACACTGATCGGCCAGTAA
- a CDS encoding RNA polymerase sigma-70 factor encodes MRGNRSDAAASEIDDVADEFESLRPRLFGIAYRMLGSTVEAEDIVQDAWVRWQCTDRTGIRSPAAFLTTMTTRLSINVATSSRLRRETYIGPWLPEPVLTGADPELGAENTEALEVGILLLMERLTPMERAVYLLHEAFDYPYREIGEIIGTTEANARQLSRRARQHLTESTGTRVTVAEKNRLLRSFLAAAQSGDVQRLQTLLTDDIVLYSDGGGIVSAARRPVEGRDHVGRFLLGTLRKLEDNVDMQLTSVNGSDAFVFRKDGAPYIVCSIGVNEHGINRIFFVLNPQKLGALR; translated from the coding sequence ATGCGAGGCAACCGGAGCGACGCCGCAGCCTCGGAGATCGACGACGTGGCGGACGAGTTCGAGTCCCTGCGTCCCCGGCTCTTCGGCATCGCCTACCGGATGCTCGGCAGCACGGTTGAGGCCGAGGATATCGTCCAGGATGCCTGGGTCCGATGGCAGTGCACCGACCGTACGGGCATCCGCAGCCCCGCCGCCTTCCTGACGACGATGACGACGCGCCTCTCCATCAATGTGGCCACCTCGTCTCGCCTGCGCCGGGAGACCTACATCGGCCCCTGGCTCCCCGAGCCCGTGCTCACCGGTGCTGATCCGGAGCTCGGGGCCGAGAACACCGAGGCACTCGAGGTCGGAATCCTGCTGCTGATGGAGCGGCTCACCCCCATGGAGCGTGCCGTGTACCTGCTGCATGAGGCCTTCGACTATCCGTACCGCGAGATCGGGGAGATCATCGGCACCACCGAGGCCAATGCCCGCCAGCTCTCCCGGCGTGCCCGCCAGCACCTCACCGAGAGCACCGGCACCCGGGTGACCGTCGCCGAGAAGAACAGGCTGCTTCGCTCGTTCCTCGCCGCCGCTCAGAGCGGAGACGTGCAGCGCCTGCAGACTCTCCTCACCGACGACATCGTGCTCTACTCGGATGGCGGCGGGATCGTGTCCGCAGCTCGTCGGCCGGTCGAGGGGCGCGATCATGTCGGGCGGTTCCTGTTGGGTACGCTGCGAAAACTCGAGGACAACGTCGACATGCAGCTCACTTCGGTGAACGGTTCCGACGCGTTCGTCTTCCGCAAGGACGGCGCCCCGTACATCGTCTGCAGCATCGGCGTGAACGAGCACGGCATCAACCGGATCTTCTTCGTCCTGAACCCGCAGAAGCTCGGCGCCCTGCGCTGA
- a CDS encoding sugar-binding transcriptional regulator — translation MTDIDELLSIRAAELYYEEDKTQDEIGTILRLTRWKVGRLLAQAKAKGFIRIEIVHPRARRLGLERQLRQATGLTDVVVVSTAGVVDELDLQKRTAQAAADYLTALRPVPRTLGISWGRTLHDISLQLKPGWASGVNVVQINGGVSLNARPGTAAATAVSIAQKGAGQFTLLPSPAILERVETKQAIASDRSVAGVLEMGSAASAYLFSAGQADEDSAHVDSGYLTPEQITELVRKGAVGDVVGRFIDSDGQIVDPALDERTFGISLDQLRRSRTAIAVIGGPRKHAIARSVVLSGLCTVLITDEDTAQALLSPRTVS, via the coding sequence ATGACTGACATCGATGAGCTCCTGTCCATCCGGGCCGCGGAGCTGTACTACGAGGAAGACAAGACCCAGGACGAGATCGGCACCATCCTCCGGCTCACCCGGTGGAAGGTCGGCCGGTTGTTGGCGCAGGCCAAGGCCAAGGGGTTCATCCGCATCGAGATCGTGCATCCGCGCGCCCGCCGCCTGGGCCTTGAACGCCAGCTGCGTCAGGCCACGGGCCTGACCGATGTGGTCGTCGTGTCGACAGCCGGCGTCGTCGACGAACTCGACCTGCAGAAGCGCACCGCGCAGGCCGCCGCCGACTACCTCACGGCACTGCGCCCGGTGCCGCGCACGCTCGGCATCAGCTGGGGCCGCACGCTGCACGACATCTCCCTGCAGCTCAAGCCCGGCTGGGCCAGCGGTGTGAACGTGGTGCAGATCAACGGCGGGGTGAGCCTGAATGCCCGCCCCGGCACCGCCGCGGCCACGGCCGTGAGTATCGCGCAGAAGGGTGCAGGGCAGTTCACCCTGCTGCCCAGCCCCGCCATCCTCGAACGGGTGGAGACCAAACAGGCCATCGCCTCCGACCGTTCGGTGGCGGGGGTGCTCGAGATGGGGTCGGCAGCCTCCGCGTACCTGTTCAGCGCGGGGCAGGCCGACGAGGATTCCGCTCACGTGGACAGCGGCTACCTCACGCCGGAGCAGATCACCGAACTCGTGCGCAAGGGCGCCGTGGGGGATGTCGTCGGCCGGTTCATCGACAGCGACGGTCAGATCGTCGACCCCGCGTTGGACGAACGCACCTTCGGGATCTCGCTCGACCAGTTGCGCAGGTCCCGCACGGCGATCGCCGTGATCGGCGGACCGCGCAAGCACGCGATCGCCAGGTCCGTCGTCCTGTCCGGCCTCTGCACCGTCCTGATCACCGACGAAGACACGGCCCAAGCCCTCTTAAGCCCGCGAACCGTGAGCTAA
- a CDS encoding zinc-dependent metalloprotease, whose protein sequence is MADDSRPDEGQNPEDEFRDMLRDILSGKSSIDPGQLAGAAGLPNDPASVAALMNQLQGALRAGGGDGGINWDIALQQGQERAAAGAQSTTPAQRAELEQAFHIAALWLDDVISVAELTVEPRLMTRKEWVTATMPLWSQLAEPVATSISDSLTSVLSEQAPEELKGMLAGASQMMRSLGGTLFAMQLGQVVGQLSSEVVSGGDIGIPLFGDQQAALLPQNVAEFGEGLDVPMDQVQIYLAVRELAHARLFRHSRWLRLHMITSITEFAHGISIDTSRLESLAEGFDPSNPEELRDAMVNGSLIPPKTDAQLAALDRLETMLALVEGWVDVVTVEATSRLPRADAINETVKRRRASGGPAESAFATLVGLELRPRRLREAAAMWQAVTDAVGNEARDGLWAHPDILPTSADLDDPQALVARLTSTAKGEAPVLDEVDQALEDLLRDDNPDRPHEA, encoded by the coding sequence GTGGCCGATGACTCCCGACCCGACGAGGGTCAGAACCCCGAAGATGAATTCCGGGACATGCTCCGAGACATCCTCTCGGGTAAATCGTCGATCGACCCCGGCCAGTTGGCCGGCGCGGCCGGTCTTCCCAACGACCCGGCGAGTGTCGCCGCTCTGATGAACCAGCTGCAGGGCGCCCTCCGCGCCGGTGGCGGCGACGGCGGCATCAACTGGGACATCGCCCTGCAGCAGGGCCAGGAACGCGCCGCAGCCGGCGCGCAGAGCACCACGCCGGCCCAGCGCGCCGAGCTCGAGCAGGCCTTCCACATCGCAGCCCTCTGGCTCGACGATGTGATCTCGGTCGCCGAGCTCACGGTGGAGCCACGCCTGATGACCCGCAAGGAATGGGTCACCGCCACGATGCCGCTCTGGAGCCAGCTGGCCGAGCCCGTCGCCACGAGCATCTCCGACTCGCTCACCTCCGTGCTCAGCGAACAGGCACCGGAGGAGCTTAAGGGCATGCTCGCCGGAGCCAGCCAGATGATGCGCAGCCTCGGCGGCACCCTGTTCGCCATGCAGCTGGGCCAGGTCGTCGGCCAGCTCTCCAGCGAGGTCGTCTCCGGCGGCGACATCGGCATCCCGCTGTTCGGCGACCAGCAGGCCGCCCTCCTCCCCCAGAACGTCGCCGAGTTCGGTGAGGGCCTCGACGTGCCCATGGACCAGGTGCAGATCTACCTCGCGGTGCGCGAACTCGCCCACGCGCGGCTGTTCCGGCACTCCCGCTGGCTGCGCCTGCACATGATCACCTCGATCACCGAGTTCGCCCACGGCATCAGCATCGACACCTCCCGCCTCGAGTCCCTGGCCGAGGGCTTCGACCCCTCGAACCCCGAGGAACTGCGCGACGCCATGGTGAACGGGTCGCTGATTCCGCCCAAGACCGACGCCCAGCTGGCCGCCCTCGACCGGCTCGAGACCATGCTCGCCCTCGTCGAGGGCTGGGTCGACGTGGTCACGGTGGAGGCCACCAGCCGCCTGCCGCGCGCCGATGCCATCAACGAGACGGTCAAGCGCCGCCGCGCCTCTGGCGGACCAGCCGAGTCCGCCTTCGCCACCCTGGTGGGTCTGGAGCTGCGCCCTCGGCGCCTGCGCGAGGCCGCCGCGATGTGGCAGGCCGTGACGGATGCCGTGGGCAACGAAGCCAGGGACGGCCTGTGGGCGCACCCGGACATCCTGCCCACCTCGGCCGACCTCGACGACCCGCAGGCCCTCGTGGCGCGCCTCACCAGCACCGCCAAGGGTGAGGCTCCCGTGCTCGACGAAGTGGACCAGGCCCTCGAAGACCTGCTGCGCGACGACAACCCCGACCGCCCGCACGAGGCGTAA